In Ferrimicrobium sp., the following are encoded in one genomic region:
- a CDS encoding SDR family NAD(P)-dependent oxidoreductase yields MEDFRRLFDLTGKRALVIGAGSGIGAASAQGLAAFGAQVWCADINDAAVEGVVKDLPGAEGLHFDIADAGSSANVLSTLGTPDIVVSTPAINVRKRLTEVSDEEFDRVIEINLKGNFRVMRDFGRAMAANGGGSMIAFSSIRAQVVEPGQGVYAATKAGVLQMLKVLAAELGPQGVRANAIAPGVVETPLTAQIKNDQRWYEAYRDKTMLGRWAQPSEMVGAVVFLASEASSYVTGSYLVVDGGWLAADGRFTPPA; encoded by the coding sequence ATGGAAGACTTCAGGAGACTCTTTGATCTCACCGGGAAACGTGCGCTGGTCATCGGCGCTGGAAGTGGGATTGGAGCTGCCTCGGCGCAGGGGTTGGCCGCCTTTGGCGCGCAAGTTTGGTGTGCCGACATCAACGATGCCGCGGTTGAAGGAGTGGTGAAGGATCTGCCCGGAGCTGAAGGTCTTCACTTCGATATCGCCGATGCAGGGTCGAGTGCGAACGTGCTGTCAACGCTCGGGACTCCTGACATCGTCGTGTCGACGCCTGCGATCAATGTACGCAAGCGTCTCACCGAGGTCAGTGACGAGGAGTTCGACCGAGTGATCGAAATCAACCTCAAGGGAAACTTTCGGGTCATGCGTGATTTCGGGCGCGCGATGGCGGCCAACGGTGGTGGAAGTATGATCGCCTTTTCGAGCATCCGGGCCCAGGTCGTTGAGCCTGGCCAAGGGGTCTATGCGGCCACCAAGGCTGGTGTCCTCCAGATGCTCAAGGTACTTGCTGCAGAGCTTGGACCCCAAGGAGTACGGGCCAATGCGATCGCTCCGGGCGTGGTGGAGACGCCGCTCACCGCCCAGATCAAGAACGATCAACGCTGGTACGAGGCCTACCGTGACAAGACCATGCTTGGACGTTGGGCACAACCATCAGAGATGGTTGGGGCAGTGGTTTTTCTCGCCTCTGAGGCAAGCTCGTATGTGACTGGTTCCTATCTTGTTGTCGACGGAGGCTGGCTCGCCGCCGATGGGAGGTTTACACCTCCGGCGTAG